One Bdellovibrio bacteriovorus str. Tiberius DNA segment encodes these proteins:
- a CDS encoding penicillin acylase family protein produces the protein MKTLKRSLLVFFILVTVFCLGGYLFMRQSLPPMEGSLPLKGLTGPVIVIRDQYGIPHIKAASKKDALKALGFVMASERLFQMELSRRMTQGELSEVFGELALPSDKLYRSLMLRRSVERMLAKEKAEGRFDQNMWDEMEAYFEGVNQYITTQKAPYEMTLVGLKPRPFSPLDAYIMTGHMAYSFGIALKADPLMTELAGKLSPESFQGLRNVPLKAPLKITSLQGGFTPFELLTENLFTASFEGSNAWLIGPDRSQSGKSIFANDPHIGFSHPATWVEAHIQTPEFELYGHYLPLVPFAILGHSRQHAWGFTMSLSDDMDLYAETLNKDKNTAVFMGKEVPYQEWTETIKIKDADDLVLNMIETNHGPIMDETLERKNLALKWAYHRPENNPMKALFEMGKAPNMTAFETALQYGTAPGLNVMYADAENIAWWIFGDIAIKKNPNSDMILDGASGLEEYERVLAWKDKPHKVNPENGIIVTANSRPEGISENIRGDWQSDDRYQTLLRALGEKDLWSADDVRALQTDNFNYKTRELLDKLNDHLQLDEVQNLKYETELNALKNWNLRSDIQSVEASLYHQWNNELVLLLLKDVPEETKATYLTTPYAWAFYERAVLDDSSPWWKNRNQDQLITQAFVTAIEKVQDIPWGELHTVEYKHPLGRSFPLDKIFNLGPYPMPGAYNEINNNKMRGLGGDFKVVAGPSTRRVIDFARPQTSWGINPIGISGHILSPFYKDQVQLFLDGKYRPQYMAAEDIEKNKKYELKLTPQ, from the coding sequence ATGAAAACACTCAAACGAAGCCTTCTCGTATTCTTCATCCTGGTTACTGTCTTCTGCTTGGGGGGTTACTTGTTTATGCGCCAGTCCCTGCCGCCTATGGAAGGTTCACTGCCGCTTAAAGGGCTGACTGGGCCCGTGATCGTGATTCGCGATCAATACGGCATTCCTCACATCAAAGCCGCCAGTAAAAAAGACGCCCTGAAAGCACTGGGCTTTGTCATGGCCAGCGAAAGACTTTTCCAAATGGAACTTTCCCGCCGCATGACCCAAGGGGAACTTTCTGAGGTCTTCGGAGAGCTGGCTCTGCCCAGCGACAAGCTGTATCGCAGCCTGATGCTTCGCCGATCTGTCGAGCGCATGCTTGCGAAAGAAAAAGCCGAGGGACGCTTTGATCAAAACATGTGGGACGAGATGGAAGCTTACTTTGAGGGCGTGAATCAATACATCACCACTCAAAAGGCCCCCTATGAAATGACCTTGGTAGGACTAAAACCCCGCCCGTTCTCGCCCTTGGATGCTTATATCATGACCGGCCACATGGCCTACAGCTTTGGAATCGCATTGAAAGCCGATCCTTTAATGACCGAGCTTGCCGGCAAACTTTCTCCAGAATCTTTCCAAGGCCTTCGCAATGTGCCGTTAAAAGCTCCGCTAAAAATCACCAGCCTGCAGGGCGGCTTCACACCGTTCGAGCTGCTGACCGAAAATCTTTTCACCGCTTCCTTTGAAGGCAGCAACGCATGGCTGATTGGACCGGACCGTTCTCAGTCCGGCAAAAGTATCTTCGCCAACGATCCTCACATCGGGTTTTCACACCCGGCAACCTGGGTGGAAGCGCATATACAAACCCCCGAGTTTGAACTTTACGGCCACTATCTGCCCTTGGTGCCGTTTGCCATCCTGGGTCACAGCCGCCAGCACGCCTGGGGCTTCACCATGTCGCTTTCTGACGACATGGATCTTTACGCTGAGACCTTGAACAAAGATAAAAATACCGCCGTCTTTATGGGCAAGGAAGTTCCTTATCAGGAATGGACTGAAACCATCAAAATCAAAGATGCGGATGATCTGGTGCTGAACATGATTGAAACCAATCACGGCCCGATCATGGATGAAACTCTGGAACGCAAAAATCTGGCATTGAAATGGGCGTACCACCGCCCGGAAAACAATCCGATGAAAGCCCTTTTTGAAATGGGCAAAGCGCCGAACATGACAGCCTTTGAAACAGCCCTGCAATATGGAACAGCACCAGGTCTGAATGTCATGTATGCGGATGCCGAAAATATCGCATGGTGGATCTTCGGTGACATTGCCATTAAGAAAAATCCCAACTCGGACATGATTCTGGATGGAGCTTCCGGACTTGAAGAATACGAACGTGTTCTGGCGTGGAAAGACAAACCCCACAAAGTGAATCCTGAAAATGGCATTATCGTAACTGCCAATTCCCGCCCCGAGGGGATTTCTGAAAATATTCGCGGCGACTGGCAGTCTGATGACCGTTACCAAACTTTGCTGCGAGCTTTGGGTGAAAAAGACCTGTGGAGTGCCGATGATGTGCGTGCCCTGCAAACAGACAACTTCAACTATAAAACCCGAGAGCTTTTAGACAAACTGAACGACCATCTGCAACTGGATGAAGTACAGAATCTGAAATATGAAACTGAATTGAACGCGCTGAAAAACTGGAACTTGCGTTCAGACATTCAATCCGTGGAAGCCAGTCTTTACCACCAGTGGAACAACGAGCTGGTATTGCTGCTGCTAAAAGATGTTCCTGAAGAAACGAAGGCCACCTATCTGACCACCCCTTACGCCTGGGCGTTTTACGAGCGCGCCGTTTTGGACGACAGCTCGCCCTGGTGGAAAAACCGCAATCAGGATCAGCTGATCACCCAAGCCTTCGTGACTGCGATTGAAAAAGTGCAGGACATCCCCTGGGGCGAACTGCACACCGTGGAATACAAACATCCACTGGGTCGCAGCTTCCCGCTGGATAAGATCTTCAATCTGGGGCCTTATCCGATGCCGGGCGCTTACAATGAAATCAATAACAACAAGATGCGCGGTCTTGGTGGTGATTTCAAAGTTGTGGCCGGTCCATCCACCCGTCGCGTGATAGATTTTGCCCGTCCACAAACCAGCTGGGGTATCAATCCCATTGGCATTTCCGGACATATCCTGTCACCATTCTACAAAGATCAGGTGCAATTGTTCCTGGATGGAAAATACCGCCCGCAATACATGGCGGCCGAAGACATTGAAAAGAATAAAAAATACGAACTGAAACTGACACCCCAATAA
- a CDS encoding DUF3617 domain-containing protein yields MKFLILLTALCTASASFAAFDIKPGLWEVKMQMTLDGKAFDPMAEMNKALEQLPPEQRKKMEAMLAGSDKIPVTKNGYRICYTADMLKNPNKVMEGTKACTTKITTQTAKKLAGTFDCPKDDAKGDFEWNAKSSNEYEGLMNGKTSKGNNTQIRYQGKFISADCGKVKPVL; encoded by the coding sequence ATGAAGTTTCTAATTTTGCTCACCGCACTTTGCACAGCTTCTGCATCATTTGCAGCCTTTGATATCAAGCCCGGCCTGTGGGAAGTAAAAATGCAAATGACCCTGGATGGAAAAGCCTTTGATCCCATGGCGGAAATGAACAAAGCCCTGGAACAACTGCCACCGGAACAAAGAAAAAAGATGGAAGCGATGCTGGCAGGTTCGGACAAGATTCCCGTCACAAAAAATGGCTATCGCATCTGCTATACCGCCGACATGCTGAAGAATCCCAATAAAGTGATGGAAGGAACCAAAGCCTGCACCACCAAGATCACCACGCAAACGGCGAAAAAACTGGCGGGAACTTTTGACTGCCCGAAAGACGATGCCAAGGGTGATTTTGAATGGAATGCCAAATCCAGCAACGAATACGAAGGGCTGATGAACGGCAAAACCAGCAAGGGTAACAACACTCAAATCCGCTATCAGGGTAAGTTTATTTCTGCTGATTGCGGTAAAGTGAAGCCTGTACTTTAG
- a CDS encoding DUF333 domain-containing protein, translating into MFTKSLLTAFTALFATTALAYPNVGDKVSWTGTMSTINGETNAVKITKEVIGHDEKKNIWKIKIEAVVGTDKTSETMEISDLYSPAKYKTLIADCEKNGGTLEKLSAPAGTYDTCKMSMTMADGTMVERWWGDIPFGVVSKNTRDSGKMPISKPDLNSIIAGL; encoded by the coding sequence ATGTTTACCAAATCTTTACTGACTGCTTTCACAGCTCTGTTTGCCACGACCGCCTTGGCCTATCCCAATGTCGGCGACAAAGTATCCTGGACAGGCACGATGAGCACCATCAATGGCGAAACCAACGCCGTGAAAATCACTAAAGAAGTCATCGGCCACGACGAAAAAAAGAACATCTGGAAAATCAAAATAGAAGCGGTCGTAGGCACCGACAAAACCAGTGAAACGATGGAGATCTCTGACCTCTATTCACCAGCAAAATACAAAACCCTGATCGCCGACTGCGAGAAAAACGGTGGCACTCTGGAAAAACTGAGCGCCCCGGCGGGAACTTATGACACCTGTAAAATGAGCATGACCATGGCCGATGGCACCATGGTCGAACGCTGGTGGGGCGACATCCCGTTTGGCGTCGTCAGCAAAAACACCCGCGACAGCGGCAAAATGCCGATCTCCAAACCGGATTTAAATTCAATCATCGCGGGATTATAA
- the cysS gene encoding cysteine--tRNA ligase — protein sequence MLKIHNSQSKQLEDFTPLTPGQVKMYVCGPTVYNFLHVGNFRGPVVFNMVRNWLENLGYKVTYALNFTDVDDKIINRANELGMTPTELSEKYIAEYKKDFAMLGLRPHDMNPKVTEHMDDIRSMVENLVSQKKAYEAQGDVLYSIESFKDYGKLSGRNTDDLLAGARVEVDEKKRNPMDFALWKAAKPGEVSWPSPWGPGRPGWHIECSAMIKNLFGDQIDIHGGGMDLIFPHHENEIAQSEGCTGKAFVKYWMHNNMLNFGGQKMSKSLGNIVTMREFLEMYNAEIYKWMILSAHYRTLSDFGDEAVERAVGGLSRVYSALSMAESYLTPEVTQEDAAFAKITQDAWKKVEEAMNHDFGTPDAFAAMFEVVRQFNAQVRRGMKVNPAIQGKALAFHNFVRKMGSTMSLFQEPAHAFLIKLDDMLLKKMNLERSAVDTLVAERGEARAAKDFAKSDELRAKITALGISVSDTPEGSFWEVTK from the coding sequence ATGTTGAAGATTCACAATTCGCAAAGCAAGCAGCTTGAAGATTTCACACCACTGACACCGGGACAGGTGAAAATGTATGTGTGCGGTCCGACTGTTTATAACTTCCTGCACGTGGGTAACTTCCGCGGGCCGGTGGTCTTTAACATGGTTCGCAACTGGCTTGAAAATCTTGGTTATAAAGTAACCTACGCTCTGAATTTCACGGACGTTGATGACAAGATCATCAATCGTGCGAACGAGCTGGGTATGACCCCGACTGAATTGTCTGAAAAATACATCGCAGAATACAAAAAAGATTTCGCAATGCTGGGCCTGCGCCCGCATGACATGAATCCAAAAGTGACTGAACACATGGATGACATTCGCTCCATGGTGGAAAATCTGGTCAGTCAGAAGAAGGCTTATGAAGCTCAAGGCGACGTTCTTTATTCCATCGAATCCTTCAAGGACTATGGCAAGCTGAGTGGTCGTAACACCGACGACTTGCTGGCGGGTGCGCGAGTGGAAGTTGATGAAAAGAAACGCAACCCAATGGACTTTGCCCTTTGGAAAGCGGCAAAGCCGGGTGAAGTGTCCTGGCCGTCTCCTTGGGGGCCAGGTCGTCCGGGCTGGCACATTGAGTGCTCGGCGATGATTAAAAATCTTTTCGGCGATCAAATTGACATTCACGGTGGCGGTATGGACTTGATCTTCCCACACCACGAAAACGAAATCGCGCAAAGTGAAGGCTGCACTGGCAAAGCATTCGTAAAATACTGGATGCACAACAACATGCTGAACTTCGGTGGACAGAAGATGTCCAAGTCTTTGGGGAACATCGTGACCATGCGAGAATTCCTGGAGATGTACAACGCCGAGATCTACAAATGGATGATTCTGTCTGCGCACTATCGCACGTTGAGTGACTTTGGTGATGAAGCCGTCGAGCGCGCCGTGGGCGGGTTGTCGCGCGTGTATTCGGCGCTTTCCATGGCGGAAAGTTATCTGACTCCGGAAGTGACTCAGGAAGATGCTGCTTTTGCGAAAATCACGCAGGACGCCTGGAAGAAAGTGGAAGAAGCCATGAATCATGACTTCGGAACACCGGATGCGTTTGCGGCGATGTTTGAAGTGGTTCGCCAGTTCAATGCCCAGGTTCGCCGAGGCATGAAAGTGAACCCAGCGATTCAGGGGAAAGCGCTGGCCTTCCATAACTTCGTTCGTAAAATGGGTTCAACGATGAGTTTGTTCCAGGAACCGGCTCACGCGTTCCTGATCAAGCTTGATGATATGTTGCTGAAGAAAATGAATCTTGAAAGATCCGCTGTCGACACATTGGTGGCAGAACGTGGTGAGGCCCGTGCGGCGAAGGACTTTGCGAAGTCTGATGAATTGCGCGCGAAAATCACCGCATTGGGTATATCTGTCAGCGACACTCCGGAAGGAAGCTTCTGGGAAGTGACGAAATAG
- the gltX gene encoding glutamate--tRNA ligase translates to MSSKISPHVRVRFAPSPTGYLHVGGARTALYNYLFAKKNGGEFILRIEDTDEARSTQESLRGVVDDLVWLGLKWDEGVDPVTLKDVGPNGPYRQSERLHIYKEIADQLLKEGKAYYCFMTEEEIEKQKAAAGNFAHLQSPYQDWSLDQALERLKTGDKAVVRFKTKNLVKDYIFTDLVRGEVKFPSDMVGDFVLLRSDGMPVYNFCCVVDDHLMKMTHVFRAEEHLPNTLRQLMIYEAMNWQAPEFGHMALILDEDRQKLSKRKGAVACGQLKDEGYLASAVLNFIALLGWSDPQGREILSVKDMLEVFDISRLNPSGAIFDRVKFKWMNAQHLRALPNAELWQAVAPFLARENMDLPADPAWQSKSLDLFKPYMEILADAIELYRPLNDKSYVILPEADETMKWESTKAVLTSWKNLLQAHPSDFMTEEEFLKMQDEVKNQTGSKGKHLFMPIRVAVIGKPHGAELKTLVPLMKKSSLVARAEQALAKV, encoded by the coding sequence ATGTCCTCGAAAATCTCTCCGCATGTTCGTGTTCGTTTTGCTCCGTCCCCAACGGGTTACCTGCACGTGGGTGGCGCAAGAACCGCGCTTTATAACTATCTTTTTGCCAAGAAAAATGGCGGTGAGTTCATCCTGCGTATCGAAGACACGGATGAAGCCCGTTCCACTCAAGAATCCCTGCGTGGGGTTGTTGATGACCTGGTTTGGCTGGGTTTGAAATGGGACGAGGGTGTGGATCCGGTGACGTTGAAAGACGTGGGCCCCAACGGTCCTTACCGTCAAAGTGAGCGCCTGCATATCTACAAAGAAATCGCTGATCAGCTTTTGAAAGAAGGCAAAGCGTACTATTGCTTTATGACCGAAGAGGAAATTGAAAAGCAAAAAGCCGCAGCTGGAAATTTCGCGCACTTGCAGTCTCCGTATCAGGATTGGTCTTTGGATCAGGCTTTGGAACGTCTGAAAACCGGCGACAAAGCCGTGGTTCGTTTCAAAACCAAAAACCTGGTGAAAGATTATATCTTCACCGATCTTGTTCGTGGCGAAGTGAAATTCCCATCTGACATGGTGGGGGACTTTGTTCTGCTTCGTTCTGACGGCATGCCGGTTTACAACTTCTGCTGCGTGGTCGATGACCATCTGATGAAGATGACCCATGTCTTCCGTGCGGAAGAGCATCTGCCAAACACTCTAAGACAGCTTATGATCTATGAGGCGATGAACTGGCAGGCGCCGGAGTTCGGCCACATGGCTTTGATTCTGGATGAAGACCGCCAAAAACTTTCCAAGCGTAAAGGTGCCGTGGCTTGCGGTCAGTTGAAAGACGAAGGTTACCTGGCAAGTGCCGTATTGAACTTCATCGCATTGTTGGGTTGGTCTGATCCTCAGGGTCGCGAAATCCTGTCGGTGAAAGACATGCTGGAAGTGTTTGATATTTCCCGTTTGAATCCATCCGGCGCGATCTTTGACCGTGTGAAATTCAAATGGATGAATGCGCAGCACTTGCGTGCGCTTCCAAATGCAGAGTTGTGGCAGGCGGTAGCGCCGTTTTTGGCTCGTGAAAACATGGATCTGCCAGCGGATCCTGCGTGGCAAAGCAAGTCCCTGGATTTGTTCAAGCCGTACATGGAAATTCTGGCCGATGCGATCGAACTGTATCGCCCATTGAATGACAAATCTTATGTGATCCTGCCGGAAGCGGATGAAACCATGAAGTGGGAATCCACCAAAGCGGTTCTGACTTCCTGGAAAAACCTGCTTCAGGCCCATCCTTCTGATTTCATGACAGAAGAAGAGTTCCTGAAAATGCAGGACGAAGTGAAAAACCAGACGGGTTCCAAAGGCAAACACCTGTTCATGCCAATTCGTGTGGCGGTGATCGGGAAGCCTCACGGAGCTGAATTGAAGACTCTGGTTCCTTTGATGAAAAAATCCTCGTTGGTGGCCCGCGCAGAGCAGGCCCTGGCAAAAGTGTAG
- a CDS encoding CarD family transcriptional regulator codes for MQTFDVGDNAVYPGYGVVKVVSIETKEMLGTKTTFYNMQLVDTGLKIMIPTTNVKSAGLRPIISKSEASRVVGILKEKDIKIDNQTWNRRYREYMEKIKTGSVFEIAEVLRDLFLLKADKELSFGERKMLDSARSLLLKELTLATSQEELFKEEEVKAIFGITG; via the coding sequence ATGCAGACGTTTGATGTCGGTGATAATGCAGTTTATCCTGGATACGGCGTTGTTAAAGTGGTTTCTATTGAAACCAAAGAGATGCTTGGTACTAAGACTACGTTCTACAACATGCAGTTGGTGGACACGGGTCTGAAGATCATGATCCCTACCACGAACGTGAAGTCCGCGGGTCTGCGTCCTATCATCTCCAAATCCGAAGCATCCCGAGTTGTTGGAATCCTTAAAGAAAAAGACATCAAGATCGACAACCAGACATGGAATCGCCGTTATCGCGAGTACATGGAGAAGATCAAAACGGGTTCCGTATTCGAGATTGCTGAAGTTTTACGCGATTTGTTCCTTTTGAAAGCGGACAAAGAGCTTTCCTTCGGTGAGCGCAAGATGCTTGATTCTGCGCGCAGCCTGCTTTTGAAAGAGCTGACTTTGGCGACCAGCCAGGAAGAGCTGTTCAAAGAGGAAGAAGTTAAAGCCATCTTCGGTATCACGGGTTAG
- a CDS encoding S8 family serine peptidase, translating to MNHLVKGITVSTVAAVLSVCAAQAGTVLKFNAGAIDTNKLTSNYAASWMMEAKETEYIVQFKKAVTEKDKAALKAAQFEVFGYLPDDALVVRGIYSDLVTFKTTHPGVQAVVKYSAQYKVSTSFAPASVFTKDNMVAVLVNTFKSHEVEVIASKIEKMDVKVAVQVVDGKHITALIPRGLVPAVAALTGVEHVQPAPVIESLHFAMDEDLADQVSATAAGDYSDLTGDESGTRLMNFDAAWALGYAGKGQTVSMADTGLDSGNTGAIHQDFAGGVISGYPFGLWSKSWSDPMGHGTHVAGSVMGRGTASKGLLKGGAYEANMVAEGMWSPMMKNLSVPSKLGDLFEKAFADGARIHTNSWGGARTFGAYDNFAVQVDEWSYANPDMLILFAAGNSGTDKNKDGRIDSNSMASPGTAKNVLTVGASENVTKSGGIQVPINKLRSAKDEWPAEPIYSSYISDNGNGLAMFSSRGPTTDGRTKPDIVAPGTNILSVFSQEKDASPLWGAYNKDYVWSGGTSMATPLTAGAAAIARQVLVEKLGIKNPSAALMKATMLHTAVDMYPGQFGEIGAARGQEILTRRPNSDEGYGRVDVANIANLGGATQFVDNRQGVAQGAEVSYEFTLNAPGSLYANLVWTDAPGSANAAQALVNDLDLVLTLPNGQTLSMNDHINNLEMIEKSGLPAGTYKLTVKGFKVPQGKNGAQAYALVYTAK from the coding sequence ATGAATCATCTTGTGAAGGGCATCACGGTCTCTACGGTCGCGGCAGTTCTTTCTGTCTGCGCAGCACAAGCAGGCACGGTATTGAAATTCAATGCGGGCGCTATCGACACCAACAAACTTACCAGCAACTACGCTGCTTCCTGGATGATGGAAGCCAAAGAAACTGAATACATCGTTCAGTTCAAAAAAGCGGTGACTGAAAAAGACAAAGCAGCCCTGAAGGCAGCTCAGTTTGAAGTGTTCGGCTATCTTCCTGATGATGCTTTGGTTGTTCGCGGGATCTACTCTGATCTTGTGACTTTCAAAACGACTCACCCTGGTGTTCAGGCCGTGGTGAAATACTCCGCTCAATATAAAGTGAGCACTTCTTTTGCTCCAGCCAGCGTCTTTACTAAAGACAACATGGTTGCAGTTCTTGTGAACACTTTCAAATCCCATGAAGTGGAAGTGATCGCCTCTAAAATTGAAAAAATGGATGTTAAAGTAGCGGTTCAAGTTGTTGATGGAAAGCACATCACTGCTTTGATTCCTCGCGGGCTTGTTCCGGCGGTGGCTGCTTTGACGGGTGTTGAGCACGTTCAACCGGCTCCAGTGATTGAATCCTTGCACTTCGCGATGGATGAAGACCTGGCAGATCAGGTTTCTGCAACTGCAGCGGGTGATTATTCAGACCTGACGGGTGATGAGTCCGGCACTCGTTTGATGAATTTCGATGCAGCTTGGGCTTTGGGTTATGCAGGTAAAGGTCAGACTGTTTCCATGGCGGATACAGGTCTTGATTCCGGTAACACCGGCGCGATCCACCAGGATTTCGCAGGGGGCGTGATCTCTGGTTATCCGTTCGGTTTGTGGTCTAAATCATGGTCTGATCCAATGGGTCACGGCACTCACGTTGCCGGATCTGTGATGGGTCGTGGTACTGCTTCCAAAGGCTTGCTGAAAGGCGGCGCTTATGAAGCTAACATGGTCGCTGAAGGCATGTGGTCCCCGATGATGAAGAACTTGAGTGTTCCATCCAAACTAGGGGATTTGTTTGAAAAAGCGTTCGCTGATGGCGCCCGCATTCATACCAACTCTTGGGGTGGTGCTCGTACCTTCGGTGCTTATGATAACTTCGCAGTTCAAGTGGACGAATGGTCTTACGCGAATCCGGACATGTTGATTCTGTTTGCGGCTGGTAACAGCGGTACCGACAAAAACAAAGACGGCCGTATTGATTCCAACTCCATGGCTTCTCCGGGCACAGCGAAGAACGTTTTGACTGTGGGCGCTTCTGAAAACGTCACCAAATCCGGTGGTATTCAGGTTCCAATTAACAAACTTCGTTCTGCAAAAGACGAGTGGCCGGCTGAACCAATCTACAGCTCTTACATTTCTGACAATGGCAACGGTTTGGCGATGTTCTCGTCCCGTGGTCCAACGACAGATGGTCGTACGAAGCCTGATATCGTGGCTCCGGGGACTAATATCCTGAGTGTGTTCTCTCAGGAAAAAGACGCTTCTCCACTTTGGGGCGCTTACAACAAAGACTATGTATGGTCTGGTGGTACGTCCATGGCGACTCCGTTGACGGCGGGTGCTGCGGCGATTGCTCGTCAGGTTCTTGTTGAAAAATTGGGCATCAAAAACCCATCGGCTGCTTTGATGAAGGCAACTATGCTTCACACTGCGGTTGATATGTACCCAGGTCAGTTCGGTGAAATCGGTGCGGCTCGTGGTCAAGAGATCCTGACTCGTCGTCCGAACTCTGATGAAGGATACGGTCGCGTGGATGTGGCTAACATCGCCAACTTGGGTGGTGCTACACAGTTCGTCGACAACCGTCAGGGTGTGGCTCAAGGAGCTGAGGTTTCCTACGAATTTACTTTGAATGCGCCAGGCAGCCTGTATGCGAACCTTGTTTGGACGGATGCGCCGGGTTCGGCGAATGCGGCCCAAGCGTTGGTGAATGACTTGGATCTGGTTCTGACTTTGCCAAATGGTCAGACCCTGAGCATGAACGATCACATCAACAACCTTGAGATGATCGAAAAGTCCGGCCTGCCGGCGGGTACTTACAAGCTGACTGTAAAAGGCTTTAAAGTTCCGCAAGGTAAGAACGGGGCTCAAGCTTATGCTCTAGTCTATACGGCTAAATAG